A single window of Rubripirellula lacrimiformis DNA harbors:
- a CDS encoding transaldolase family protein, giving the protein MANSIQSLIDTGTKLYLDSVEPAEVDQNLAWGAVGATSNPAIISGIVKAGGFDAQIESLLGEGHDDDAIAWAITDSLVQDAQSKFAAIREQSNGDAGWVSFELDPLLEDPSLGLDESDVVAKYVELGKKWAAGHTNRMIKVPATSAGLQALTPLAAAGVTLNVTLIFTLDQYRAARDAVWAGAKQLANRDQFKSVYSIFISRIDVYTQQQLPDLSDDAQGMVGILNAKRVWQDNQNFWADKNLPLSQELIFASTGTKNPNDPPYKYVQALAGSDIQTNPPETNQAVADSGIEFTRTVDQMPPQSVQDEIDSKLDLDDMHKALMTEGVDKFVKPQRALLALIAEKRKELSPSS; this is encoded by the coding sequence TTGGCCAACTCCATCCAATCATTGATCGATACCGGAACCAAGCTGTATCTCGATTCCGTCGAACCAGCCGAAGTGGACCAGAATCTTGCCTGGGGCGCCGTTGGGGCCACCAGCAACCCGGCGATCATCTCTGGAATCGTGAAGGCAGGCGGATTTGACGCTCAGATCGAATCCCTGTTGGGCGAAGGCCATGACGACGACGCGATTGCTTGGGCGATCACCGATTCGTTGGTCCAAGATGCCCAGTCCAAGTTTGCTGCGATTCGCGAGCAATCCAATGGGGACGCTGGCTGGGTCAGTTTCGAATTGGACCCGTTGCTGGAAGATCCTAGCTTGGGCCTCGACGAAAGCGATGTGGTCGCGAAGTACGTTGAACTTGGAAAGAAGTGGGCCGCCGGGCACACCAACCGAATGATCAAAGTGCCAGCCACGTCAGCCGGGCTGCAAGCACTGACGCCATTGGCCGCCGCCGGCGTGACCTTGAACGTGACCCTGATCTTTACTTTGGATCAGTACCGCGCAGCACGCGACGCCGTTTGGGCCGGGGCCAAGCAACTTGCCAATCGCGACCAATTCAAATCGGTCTACAGCATCTTCATCTCGCGGATCGATGTTTACACCCAACAGCAACTTCCCGATCTGTCCGACGATGCCCAGGGAATGGTCGGCATCTTGAATGCAAAACGAGTTTGGCAGGACAACCAAAATTTCTGGGCTGACAAGAATCTGCCGCTATCCCAGGAACTGATCTTCGCCAGCACCGGTACCAAGAACCCGAACGACCCGCCGTACAAGTACGTGCAGGCACTGGCCGGCAGCGATATCCAAACCAATCCGCCGGAAACCAACCAAGCGGTTGCCGACAGCGGGATCGAGTTCACCCGTACGGTCGACCAGATGCCGCCGCAAAGTGTTCAAGACGAAATCGATTCGAAGTTGGACCTGGACGACATGCACAAGGCCTTGATGACCGAAGGCGTCGACAAGTTCGTCAAGCCACAGCGTGCTCTGCTGGCTTTGATCGCCGAGAAGCGAAAAGAACTGTCGCCATCCTCGTAA